In Silene latifolia isolate original U9 population chromosome 3, ASM4854445v1, whole genome shotgun sequence, a single window of DNA contains:
- the LOC141647244 gene encoding purple acid phosphatase 2-like isoform X1, with protein MNLRWDYHNFTVLILGIIIILNTAEFCVAGKTSNFSRKNADISLDMPLNSDVFQIPPGYNAPQQVHITQGDHAGNAVIVSWTTTDEPGSNTVTYWPENSTKMVKTAEGILLTYKFVNYTSGYIHHCTITGLEFDSKYFYEVGSGSSSRRFWFQTPPQSGPDVPYTFGLIGDLGQTYDSNKTVTHYELNPTKGKALLFVGDLSYADQYPNHDNVRWDTWGRFIERNAAYQPWIWSAGNHEIDFIPTLGETVPFKPYTYRFPTPYQASGSTSPYWYSIKCASAYIIVMASYSAFGKYTPQYKWVMDELPKVNRTETPWLIVVMHCPMYSSYVHHYMEGETMRVIYEPFFVEYKVDVVFAGHVHAYERSERISNIAYNITNDLCAPKKDQSAPVYITIGDGGNLEGLVYEMTQPQPKYSAYREASFGHATFDIKNRTHAYFAWHRNQDGYAVEADSLWLHNRFRNPMHASM; from the exons ATGAATTTGAGGTGGGATTATCATAATTTCACTGTTTTGATTCTGGGTATCATAATAATCTTGAATACTGCAGAGTTTTGTGTTGCGGGAAAAACTAGTAATTTTTCAAGAAAAAATGCTGATATTTCACTAGATATGCCCTTAAACAGTGATGTCTTTCAAATTCCTCCTGGTTATAATGCTCCTCAGCAG GTTCATATAACTCAAGGAGACCATGCTGGGAACGCAGTAATCGTGTCTTGGACAACTACAGATGAGCCCGGCTCAAACACCGTGACTTACTGGCCTGAAAACAGCACCAAAATGGTGAAAACAGCTGAGGGCATTCTTCTTACTTACAAGTTTGTCAATTACACTTCTGGCTACATTCATCACTGCACCATCACCGGGTTAGAG TTTGACTCAAAGTATTTCTATGAGGTCGGAAGTGGGAGTTCTTCAAGGCGGTTTTGGTTTCAAACGCCTCCACAATCTGGTCCTGATGTCCCTTACACTTTTGGTCTTATAG GGGATCTTGGTCAGACATATGATTCTAACAAGACAGTGACGCACTATGAGTTGAATCCGACAAAAGGGAAGGCGCTTTTGTTTGTTGGAGATCTCTCTTATGCTGATCAGTACCCGAATCATGATAACGTAAGGTGGGATACATGGGGAAGATTTATTGAAAGAAATGCTGCTTATCAACCTTGGATTTGGTCTGCTGGGAACCATGAAATTGATTTCATCCCTACTCTG GGGGAAACCGTACCCTTTAAGCCATATACATATAGGTTTCCAACACCATATCAAGCATCTGGCAGTACTTCTCCTTATTGGTACTCCATCAAATGCGCTTCCGCATATATCATAGTCATGGCTTCATATTCGGCTTTTG GGAAATATACACCTCAGTACAAATGGGTGATGGATGAGCTGCCTAAGGTGAACAGGACTGAGACACCTTGGCTCATCGTCGTAATGCATTGCCCAATGTACAGCAGCTATGTGCATCATTACATGGAGGGAGAAACCATGCGAGTGATTTACGAACCGTTTTTTGTGGAATACAAGGTCGACGTCGTTTTTGCTGGCCATGTCCATGCCTATGAGAGATCT GAACGAATATCGAACATAGCATACAACATTACGAATGACCTATGTGCTCCCAAGAAAGACCAATCAGCTCCAGTGTACATAACCATCGGAGATGGCGGAAATCTTGAAGGACTGGTATATGA GATGACTCAGCCGCAGCCAAAATATTCTGCTTATCGCGAGGCTAGCTTCGGCCATGCTACATTCGATATCAAAAATAGAACACACGCCTATTTTGCTTGGCATCGAAATCAAGATGGTTATGCTGTGGAAGCGGATTCTCTATGGCTTCATAATAGATTCCGGAATCCCATGCATGCTTCGATGTAA
- the LOC141647244 gene encoding purple acid phosphatase-like isoform X2 gives MNLRWDYHNFTVLILGIIIILNTAEFCVAGKTSNFSRKNADISLDMPLNSDVFQIPPGYNAPQQVHITQGDHAGNAVIVSWTTTDEPGSNTVTYWPENSTKMVKTAEGILLTYKFVNYTSGYIHHCTITGLEFDSKYFYEVGSGSSSRRFWFQTPPQSGPDVPYTFGLIGDLGQTYDSNKTVTHYELNPTKGKALLFVGDLSYADQYPNHDNVRWDTWGRFIERNAAYQPWIWSAGNHEIDFIPTLGETVPFKPYTYRFPTPYQASGSTSPYWYSIKCASAYIIVMASYSAFGKYTPQYKWVMDELPKVNRTETPWLIVVMHCPMYSSYVHHYMEGETMRVIYEPFFVEYKVDVVFAGHVHAYERSERISNIAYNITNDLCAPKKDQSAPVYITIGDGGNLEGLVYEYDDSAAAKIFCLSRG, from the exons ATGAATTTGAGGTGGGATTATCATAATTTCACTGTTTTGATTCTGGGTATCATAATAATCTTGAATACTGCAGAGTTTTGTGTTGCGGGAAAAACTAGTAATTTTTCAAGAAAAAATGCTGATATTTCACTAGATATGCCCTTAAACAGTGATGTCTTTCAAATTCCTCCTGGTTATAATGCTCCTCAGCAG GTTCATATAACTCAAGGAGACCATGCTGGGAACGCAGTAATCGTGTCTTGGACAACTACAGATGAGCCCGGCTCAAACACCGTGACTTACTGGCCTGAAAACAGCACCAAAATGGTGAAAACAGCTGAGGGCATTCTTCTTACTTACAAGTTTGTCAATTACACTTCTGGCTACATTCATCACTGCACCATCACCGGGTTAGAG TTTGACTCAAAGTATTTCTATGAGGTCGGAAGTGGGAGTTCTTCAAGGCGGTTTTGGTTTCAAACGCCTCCACAATCTGGTCCTGATGTCCCTTACACTTTTGGTCTTATAG GGGATCTTGGTCAGACATATGATTCTAACAAGACAGTGACGCACTATGAGTTGAATCCGACAAAAGGGAAGGCGCTTTTGTTTGTTGGAGATCTCTCTTATGCTGATCAGTACCCGAATCATGATAACGTAAGGTGGGATACATGGGGAAGATTTATTGAAAGAAATGCTGCTTATCAACCTTGGATTTGGTCTGCTGGGAACCATGAAATTGATTTCATCCCTACTCTG GGGGAAACCGTACCCTTTAAGCCATATACATATAGGTTTCCAACACCATATCAAGCATCTGGCAGTACTTCTCCTTATTGGTACTCCATCAAATGCGCTTCCGCATATATCATAGTCATGGCTTCATATTCGGCTTTTG GGAAATATACACCTCAGTACAAATGGGTGATGGATGAGCTGCCTAAGGTGAACAGGACTGAGACACCTTGGCTCATCGTCGTAATGCATTGCCCAATGTACAGCAGCTATGTGCATCATTACATGGAGGGAGAAACCATGCGAGTGATTTACGAACCGTTTTTTGTGGAATACAAGGTCGACGTCGTTTTTGCTGGCCATGTCCATGCCTATGAGAGATCT GAACGAATATCGAACATAGCATACAACATTACGAATGACCTATGTGCTCCCAAGAAAGACCAATCAGCTCCAGTGTACATAACCATCGGAGATGGCGGAAATCTTGAAGGACTGGTATATGAGTAT GATGACTCAGCCGCAGCCAAAATATTCTGCTTATCGCGAGGCTAG